In the Agromyces flavus genome, GCGGACGGTCCGGGCGGATGCTGGAGGGCACCGGTGAGTCGCTTCAGCTGGTCCACGAGCTCCTCGTCGACCAGCTCCTCGTCCTCACTCTGCTCGGCGTCCGCGATCAGCTGACTGGCCGGGCCGAGGAGAAGGGTCGCGTGTCCGACCGAGCCGTCCTCCTCACGCGTCGGAATCTCGAACGTGGCCGCGGTCGCCGCCTTCGCGAGCATCTGCGCGTACTGGAGCAGAGCGTGGGCGATCTCCGAGCCCGTCAGGATCGAGTCTCCCGCGTAGTAGATCCGATGCATGATCCCTGAATACGCGATCGCCGCCGACGGCGACAGGGCTTGACCCGCTCGGGTCGCCCGGTCTCACGAGATGAGCGGGGCGGACGCCGCGTAGCGGTCGAGCACGATGTCGACGAGCTCCCGCGGGGCGGGTGCATCCGGCACGAGCAGCGGCTGGGCGGTCACGTCGGCGCCGGCGGCACGCGCGAGGTCGTCGAAGTAGCCGGGCGCGAGCAGGTAGTTGGCGACGACGACCCGCGCTGATGTGGCATCCGCTCGCGCCGCCGCGACCGCGTCGGGCAGGCGCGGCTCGGCGGCCGAGAGGAAGCCCACGAGGACGTCGCGACCGGATGCCTCGGCGAGTCGCCTCGCCTGGTCGCGGCAGTCCTCGACCGCGCGTCGGTCGCTGGAGCCCGCGACCGCGAGCACGATCCGGTCGTCGGCTCCCAGGCCGGCCTCCTCGAGCCTCCGCAGCAGCAGTGCGGCGAGCCGGTCGTCGGGGCCGAGCGCTCCCGCGAGCACCACGGGGCGGGTCGTCTCGTCGGCGACCGCCTCCGTGAGATCGACGTACACGTGGTACCCCGCCGAGAGCAGCAGGGGCACGACGACCGCGGGCTCACCCGCGCCGAGCGAGGCGAGGGTCGCGGGGACGTCGGGCTGCTCGACGTCGACGTGGCCGAGCCGCACGCTCGGCGTGCCATCCGGATGCCGCTGCGCCAGCGCCTGGGCGAGGGCGTCGTGCAGCCCGCGCACGGCGCGCCGGCCCTCGGGCGAGGATGTGCCGTGCGAGATGCCGACGAGGGCGGGGGGCCGGTCGCTCATGCGTCCATGCTCGCAAACCGATGGGGTGCGCGTCGCCGCATGACGGCGGCGTCAGAAGCTGGTGACGAGATCGCCGAGCACCTCGTCGATCTCGGTCGGGTCGGTCGCGTCGTAGTAGTGGGCGCCAGTCGCACTCGAGATGGACTGCAGCGTCTTCACGTCGGCGTCGGCGCCGTACGCGAGCGTGAACACGAGCACCGGAGTGGTGTGGTGCAGGTCCTCGAGGGTCGCGATCATCTGCGCCGAGGTCGTGCTCGGCGCCTCGGTCTCGTTCCGGCCGTCGCTCAGCAGCACGATCGCGTTGATGCGATCGGGGTCGTAGTCGTCGCCCTGCTGCTTCGCGAACGTGTCGACCGCCTCGTACAGCGGCGTCCACTCGATGGGCTGGAGCTTCGCCAGCGCCGCCTCGAACCGGTCGCGGGTGTCGGCGATGTCGTCGACCGCGCTCACCTCGCCGGGCGCGAGCGGGTTCGCGTCGACCTCGGAGAACGCGGCCAGGCCGACGTGGTCGCCGTCGGCGAAGTGGTCGAGCGCCTGCGAGATCGCGGCCTTCGCCGCCTCGAGCTTGGTCGCGCCCGTGGAGATCCGATCGCCCATCGAACCCGAGACGTCGACGAGGAACAGCACGTTGGCTCGCTTGCGCACGTCGGGGAACGCCTCGTGCATGGCCACGACGACGGTCGGCTCGGGGAACGCGAGGCCGCCTCGGGGCGTCTCGGCGAGTGCGCCGACGCTCGCGACGCCGGGGTCGAGCTCGCGATTCAGGTCGCGGTACCCCGTCTCGCGCACGATCGCCTGCCCCTCCTCGGTGGTCGCGAACCGCAAGAAGTCCTCCGCGGCGGCCGCCTCGGCCTCATCCACCCAGGCACCGGTGAGCACCACCGCGGGATTGTCGGCGACGTAGAACCCGTCGGTCGGGTAGATCGGCACGAGCTGCTCGGCGGGCGGCTCGCTCTCGATCCGGGTCACGCCGTCGCGGCTCGTGATGCCGCGGTTGTAGTCCCAGACCGACTTCTCGTCGACGATGACGGCCGAGAGGAAGTCCGCGGCCGATCCGCCCTTGTCCTCTGCCTGACGGGCGTGCCAGAGGAAGTGCTCGGGCGTGGCCATGTAGTGGCTCGTCGCGAGCTCGTGCTGCCGGACCTCGTCGGTGATCTCGTCGTCGGCGATGTCGTCGGCGGAGAGCTCGGCGACTGAGCCCGCGGCCGCCCCGTAGGAGGCGAGCATCGCGGCCTCGCCCGAGCTCGCGACGAGCGGGCTGGTCTTGCCGAGCTTGAACTCGCCCCACTCGGGGTGGTCGAGGTCGTTCCAGACCTCCTCGTCGTCGGCGGTCGCGAACACGTCGGCCCAGGTCGGCGGCTCCTCGTCCCACCCGATCGCCGAGGCGAGCTCCTCGGGCATCGCGAGCACGATGTCGGAGGAGCCGATGCTCTCGCCCTCCTCGGGCACGTTCGCCGAGCCGCCGGCCTCGCGGGCGATGCCGAGCCACGAGCTCGCATCGGGGATCCACAGCGTCGGGCGCTCGTCCTCGGGCAGCTCGGTGAAGCCGACCGCCGCCTCCTCGGCCGCGATGCCCGACTTGTCCTTCGTGGCGACGACGGTGACGCACGAGCCGTCGACGTTCCGCGGCTCGGCGTTGTAGGCCTCGGCGAGCGTCGAGACCATCTCGGCGTTCTCGAACGACGACAGCGCCCGCACGGTCGTGCACGGCTCCGTTCCAGGGGTGGGTGCGGGCTCGTCGGAGGGGAACACGATCGGCTCGGGCTGGGCGGTCTCGGCCGGGGCTGCAGTGGTGCCGCCCTGGCTGCCGAGCATGGCCGCGGTGACGGCGCCGCCGACGGCCAGCAGCGCGACGACGGCCACTGCGGCGCCGATCCACAGCGCGCGCTGGCGCCGCCGTCGGCCCTCCTCGCGGATCCGACGGCGGTCGCGTCGTGCGGGAACGGTCTCCGGTGCGTCGCGCATCGCTCGTCCTCCAGTCGGCGGCTGCCTCGTTGGTGAGCCTAGCTCAGCGCCCCCCGAATGGGGCCCGACCATCCTGTCACGCAGCGGAACCTCATCAACCGGTCGAGTTGAGGAGGCCGACGATCACGGCCGTCCACCACGCGACCTGCGAGACGATCGCGCTCCCGACGAAGCCCGCTCGCGCGCGCGGCGGAAGGGAGGCGAACCGTGCGTTCCCCGGCAACCGGGCGAGAGCGTGGGTCCAGTGCGTGAGAGCGACGCCGTTGAGCGCGAGCACGAGCACGGCGGCCATCTTCACGAGCGTCGCGGGCTGCTGCAGGTCGGGCTCGAGCAGCGCTCCGCTCACGAGCAACCCGCCGAGTCCGACCCAGACGGGCAGGATCATCGTGCGATCGGCCTGGCGGAGTTCGCGCACGCTGCTCCATCCGGTGGCCCACAGCAGGGCGTGCCACTCGATCATGAGCACCGCGCCGAGCCCGACGACGAGCGAGGCGAGGTGCACGAACAGCGCGATCCCGTGCAGCCAGTCGGGCGGCGTGACGACCGCCGCCGCCCAGACGGTGACGGCCCACGCGGCGGCGACACCGGCGTACGCGACGAGCCGGCGCCGCCTGCTGCGCGCCCGCTTCTCCCTGAGGGTCATCGTCACGCCCGACCGCCCGTTTCGCCGGCGTGCCGCTCTCACGGACACGCGTCCGATTGCGTCAGCCCTCACACTATCCGGGACCAGCCGCCGGATGTCGCGACCGCGCGGCGCTGTGGACAGCTCGCGGACGTGGCTACTCCACGACCAGAGCGAGCGAGGTGTCGCCGCAGGGGACGACGTCGGCCCCGCCCGGCAGCGGCGCGGCATCCGTCGCCCGACCCTCGGCCTCGGCCTCGCGGAGCGGGGCGAGCGCGTCGGCGAGCCCGTCGAGCCGGAGCAACGCACCGGTCGCGCGGTGGGTGTCGGTCGACGCCACGATGCGGCCCGACGCGTTCACGATCGTGCACGTGCGGTCGGCGGCGCGGAGCACCGGCAGCAGCGCCTGCTCGAGGCGAGCGACGTAGACGTCGGCGCCCACCAGGCCGGCCATCTCGCCGTCGACGACGACGGGCGTGGTGATCGTGACGGTGTAGTCGTCGGTGCAGAGGTAGTCCACGTACGGGCCGGTGAGGTGCCGGCGGCCGGTGCGCGCCGGCACGCGCCACCACTCCAGCGTGGTGTAATCGCGGAACGCTTCGGCATCGGGATCGCTCACGGCGTCGAGGCGGCGCAGGCCCCCGCCGGTCTGCTCGACGCGGAACGGCGACGCACCGCTCAGCCACCACGCGAGGTGCCAGGGCGCGTCGGGGAGGAAGCCCGGCGCCGCGACGAATCCGGCTCCGGTGATGAGCGTGCCCGGCCGCTCGAGCTCGCCCGCGACGAGGTCGGCGACGAGCGGATCGAATGAGGCGGCGCGCGGGTCGTCGTCGGCCTCGAGCGCCTGCTCGACGCGGGTGCGCCATTCCTCGATCACGGCGAACACCGGGTCGATGGTCGCGGCGATGCGCTGCGCGATCCCGGTCGACGTGTCCACGAGCGTCATGACCGGCTCCCTTCGGTCGTGGATGCCGCCTCGAGCCGGGCCTTCTCGTCGACGAGCCACTCGACGGCGGACGTGATGTGCTCGACCGTCGCGGCGCGTGCGGATGCGGCATCCGCTCGCCGGATCGCGTCGATCACCTCGAGGCGTACCTCTCTGCTGCGGTCACGGTACTCCTGTTGCCGCAGGCAGAGCCAGAGCAGGGCGCCCGTCTCGGCCTGGAGGCGCAGCTCCTCGTGCACGAGCCGGGGCGACTGGCTCACGGCCGCCACCTCGAGCTGGAAGCTGCCGACGGCACGGCGGGCGCCGCCCGGGGTGGTGAGGTCGGCGCGCGCGTCGATGTCGACGAGGCTCTGCACGTCGTCGTCGCTGGCCCGATCGGCCGCCACCTCGGCGGCCATCCCGGCGATCGCGGCCACGTGCAGCGACAGGTCGCGCAGCTCGATGCGGCTCGCCGCGCGCAGCCGCGCGTCGATGAGGCGCGTGGACGTGTCGCGGTCGTAGGTGACGAAGCTGCCGCCGTCGCGACCTCGGCGCGTGCGCACGAGGCCCTTATGGCGGAGGGCGACGAGCGCCTCGCGCGCGGTGACGAGGGCGACGCCGAGCCTCCGCGCGAGGTCGTTCTCGCTGGGCAGGCGCTCGCCGTCGTGCAGCACGCCGGAGACGATCGCGTCGGTCAGGCGCTGCTCGACGAGCTCAGCGCGACCCGCGCCGTCGAGCGGCGAGAAGATGACGGCCCGGGCGGCATCGGCGCGAGCGCTGGCCTGCGGCATCCGTCCTCCTCGATGAGCGGCCCCGGCAACCCTCCCCCGGATTGGGGGCACCGGCCGGCGGATCCGTGATGCGACCGTAACACGAACCTCTGGACTATGACATATGAGTCCATATGATTTACAGCACGACCATCGAAGGAGATCGTCCATGACCGACCAGCAGCCGGCCATCAGGCTGACCGGGCTCACGAAGGAGTTCGGCGCCGTCACCGCCGTCGACCACGTCGATCTCGAGATCGCCGCGGGCGAGTTCTTCTCGATGCTGGGTCCGTCGGGCTCCGGCAAGACCACCGTGCTTCGGCTCATCGCCGGCTTCGAGCAGCCCACGAGCGGCACGATCGAGCTGTTCGGCACGGATGTCACGAAGCGGGCACCCTTCGACCGCGACGTCAACACCGTCTTCCAGGACTACGCGCTGTTCCCGCACATGTCGGTCCTCGAGAACGTCGCCTACGGACTCCGCGTGCGCGGCATCGGGCGCAAGGAGCGACTCGAGCGGGCGCGACGGGCCCTCGCCTCGGTTCGCCTCGAGCAGATGGGCGACCGCAAGCCGTCGCAGCTGTCGGGCGGTCAGCGCCAGCGCGTCGCGCTCGCGCGCGCGACGGTCGTCGAGCCCAAGGTGCTGCTGCTCGACGAGCCGCTCGGCGCGCTCGACCTCAAGCTCCGCGAGCAGATGCAGGTCGAGCTCAAGCAGATCCAGCGCGACCTCGGCATCACGTTCATCTTCGTGACCCACGACCAGGAGGAGGCGCTGACGCTCTCCGATCGGATCGCCGTCTTCAACGCCGGCAAGATCGAGCAGCTCGGCACGCCGAACGAGCTCTACGAACGGCCCACGTCGCGCTTCGTAGCCGACTTCGTCGGCACCTCGAACCTCTTCGACGACGAACGTTCCAAGACCATCCTCGGTCGCGACGGGCACCACTCGGTGCGTCCCGAGAAGATGACCGTCACGCGCGACGGCCTCGCAGGCGCCGGCGTGGTGAACATGCCGGGCACCGTCGTCGAGGCCATCTACCTCGGCAGCGGCGTGCGCCTCGTCGTCGACCTCGACGACGGCACGCGCGTGAGCGTGCTCGAGCAGAACGACCGCGGTCGCGTCCACGACGACGAGCGCGGCGACCGGGTCGTCGTCTCCTGGCACGACGACGACGTCGTGGCTCTCGGGCCCGGCGTCCTTCCCGGCATCTCCGGCTGAGCCAACCGCCCGGCCGAACCGACCCACCCGCACCTGCACCACCACCCGCACCACCTGCACCCCGCACAGAACAAGGAGACAACCATGATGCGAATGCGCACCGCCGCCCGCGGCGCGACCGTGGGGCTCGCGATCGCCTCGGTCGCGCTGCTCACGGCCTGCGGCACGTCCCAAGCCGGCTCGACCGGCGGCGAGGCCGCCGAGGAGCTCGGCGAGATGGAGGGCCAGCTCTCGGTCCTCGCCTGGCCCGGCTACGCAGAGGACGGCTCGAACGACCCCGAGGTCGACTGGGTGACCCCGTTCGAGGAGGACACGGGCTGCGAGGTCACCGTGAAGACCTTCGGCACGTCCGACGAGGCCGTCAACCTCATGAAGACGGGCGAGTACGACGTCGTGTCCGCATCCGGCGATGCGTCCCTGCGCCTCGTGGCTGCCGGCGACGTGCAGCCCGTCAACATGGAGCTCACGCCGAACTACGAGAACATCTACGACTTCCTCAAGGACAAGGCGTGGAACACCGTGGACGGTGAGAACTACGGCATGCCGCACGGCTACGGAGCCAACGTCCTCATGTACAGCACCGACGTCTTCCCCGAGGCCCCGACCTCGTGGAGCGTCGTGTTCGACGGCTCCGACGAATACGCCGGCAAGGTGACCGCGTACGACTCGCCGATCTACATCGCCGACGCCGCGATGTACCTCATGGAGCACGAGCCCGACCTCGGGATCGAGAACCCCTACGCCCTTGACGAGGAGCAGCTCGCGGCCGCCGTCGACCTGCTCAAGCAGCAGCGCGAGAACATCGGCGAGTACTGGTCGGACTACCTGAAGGAGATCCAGGCCTTCACGACCGGCGACACCGTGGTCGGCACGAGCTGGCAGGTCATCCAGAACGTCCTCGAGTCCGAGGGCGTCTCGACCGCCGTCACGCTGCCGGAGGAGGGCGCGACCGGATGGTCGGACACGTGGATGATCGCCTCCGACACCGAGAGCCCGAACTGCGCCTACGCGTGGCTCGACCACATCGCGAGCCCCGAGATCAACGCCGAGGCGACCGCGTACTTCGGCGAGGCCCCCTCGAGCGACGAGGCCTGCGAGTACCGCGAGGACTGCGAGGCGTACCACGCGGGTGACGCCGAGTACGCGTCGCAGATCTGGTACTGGACCACGCCGATCGAGGAGTGCATCGACGGTCGCACCGACGTGAAGTGCACCGACTACTCGGCGTGGACTGCGGCATGGCAGGAGATCAAGGGCTGACGCCCTTCCCGACCGGGGCGGCCCCGCGACGCCGGGGCCGCCCCATCCCGAACCTTCTCGACAGGAACGCTGCATGACGACGAACGCCCCTCCGCGGCATCCGCTCCCGGCCCCTCGCGACTCGGTCGCGCGCAAGGGGTCGGCCTTCCTGGCCACGCACCCGCGCGCACGACTGGCGTTCCTGCTGACCGCGCCGCTGTTCTGGCTGGTCATCGTCTACATCGTGGCGCTGGTGCTGCTGCTCGTGACCGCCTTCTGGTCGGTCGACAGCTTCACCGGCGAGATCACCACCGAGTTCACGCTCGACAACATCATCGAGGTGCTCACCGGCTCGCTCTACCAGACGGTGACGCTGCGCACGGTGGGCGTCGCGCTCCTCGTCACGCTCATCGACGTCGCGCTCGCCCTGCCGATCGCGTTCTTCATGGCGAAGGTCGCGTCGCCACGCATGCAGCGCGTCCTCGTCATCCTGGTGCTGACCCCGCTGTGGGCGTCGTACCTCGTGAAGGCGTACGCGTGGCGTTCGGTGCTCTCGCAGGAGGGCATCCTCGAGTGGCTGCTCGCACCGTTCGGAGGCCACACGCCGGGCTACGGCCTGCCCGCGACGGTCATCACGCTGTCGTACCTGTGGCTGCCGTACGTGATCCTGCCGATCTACGCGGGGCTCGAGCGCGTGCCCGACTCGCTGCTCGAGGCGTCGGGCGACCTCGGCGGGAAGACGTGGCCCACGCTGCGCCTCGTGGTCCTGCCGCTGGTGTTCCCCGCGATCATCGCGGGCACCATCTTCAGCTTCGCGCTCTCGCTCGGCGACTACATCACGGTGAACATCGTCGGCGGCGCGAGCCAGATGCTCGGCAACCTCGTCTACACGAACGTCGGCGCGGCGAACAACCTGCCGCTGGCCTCCGCGATCGCCCTCATCCCGATCGTGATCATCTTCGGCTACCTCTTCCTCGTGCGTCGCACCGGCGCACTCGACAACCTCTAGGGGCGACGGATGCGACTCTCGAAGGCCTCCCGCACGATCCTCGGCGTGGTCACGGCGATCATCCTCGTCGTCGTCTACGTGCCGCTGCTCGTCGTGCTCGTGAACTCGTTCTCGACATCGACGTCGCTGACGTGGCCGCCGCCCGGCTTCACGCTTGAGTGGTGGGGGCGCGCGTTCTCGAGCGCGGGCGCCGTCGAGGCCGTGTCGACGAGCGTGCAGATCGCCGCCATCGCCACGGTGATCTCGCTCGTGCTGGGCACGCTCATCTCCCTCGCGCTGCAGCGATTCTCGTTCTTCGGCAGCGACGCCATCAGCCTGCTCGTGATCCTGCCGATCGCGCTGCCCGGCATCATCACGGGTATCGCGCTCAACAACTTCTTCCGCACGATCATGGGCGTGCCGCTGTCGATCTGGACGGTCGTGATCGCGCACGCGACCTTCTGCATCGTGACGGTGTTCAACAACGTCATCGCGCGACTGCGCCGTCAGGGCACGAACCTCGAGGAGGCGTCGAGCGACCTCGGCGCCGGCGTCTGGACCACATTCCGCCTCGTGACGTTCCCGCAGTTGCGCTCGGCGCTCCTCGCGGGCGGCCTGCTCGCCTTCGCGCTGTCGTTCGACGAGATCATCGTGACGACGTTCACCGCGGGATCGGGCGTGACGACGCTGCCGATCTTCATCCTGAACAACATGTTCCGGCCGAACCAGGCTCCGATCGTGTCGGTGATCGCGGTCGTGCTGGTCATCGTGTCGATCGTGCCCATCTACCTGGCGCAGAGGCTGTCGGGCGAGCGCGAGCAGAAGGCGCCGTAGCGGGGGCAGAATGAGGGGCATGGATGCCGCGCTGCCGTCCTCGTTCACCGCGTCGCTGCCCTCGTGGCTGGTCGAGGAGCTTCCGCGGCTCGGGTCGACGCCGTTGCCCGACGACGATGCCCGGGTGGGGCTCGCGATCGAGCTGGCCGACCGGAACTGGCGGGCAGGCAGTGGCGGTCCGTTCGCGGCGCTCGTGGTCGACGCGGCATCCGGTGAACTCGTCTCGGCGGGCGTCAACCTGGTGCTCTCGAGCGGACTCAGCTCGACGCATGCAGAGGTGACGGCACTCAGCCTCGCCCAGACGCGCCTCGGTCGGTGGGACCTGGGCGCACAGGGCGCGGAGCTGGAGCTCATCGTCAACTGGGCGCCATGCGTCATGTGCTACGGGGCGACGATGTGGTCGGGCGTTCGGCGCCTCGTGATCGCCGGGCACGGCGACGAGTGCATGGAGCTCACCGGCTTCGACGAGGGACCGATGCCCGAGGACTGGATCGGGGAGTTCGAGCGCCGCGGCATCCGCGTGCGCTCTGGCGTTCGCCGCGATGAGGCGATCGAGGTGTTCCGGGCGTTCGGCGCGTCGGACGCCGTCGTGTACAACGCACGAGGCCGGTCCGAACGCTAGGGTCCGGACCGGCCCCGGTCTCCACTGCGGGTCAGCGCTCACCGTGGTCGTGCGGGCCACCGTGTCCGCGGTGATGATCGCGGCGGCGGCCCCGGTGGTCGTCGAGGTGGACGTGGACGTGCACCTCGCGCTCGCCGTGGGGGTGACGGTGGTGGCCGTGCCCGTGGTGGTGGGGCTCGTGCGCCGCGCCGTGGCCCCGGTGGTCGTCACGCTCGTCGAACGCCCAGGGTGGCGTGCCGAAGCGGCCGAACCCGCCGAACCCACGGGCACGGCGTGCGCCCCAGGGTCGTCCCGGCCCGCGGCGACCGAACCGGCCGCGCCCGCGCGGGATGCCGGGGCTGGACTCGTCCCAGCCGAGCGCGCGCGCCATGGCCTCGAGGCTCGCGAGGGTCGTGGCGTAGTCGTCGGATGACACGGCGCCGCGGATGCGCGAGCGGATGCCGTCCACTCGCTCGGCGAGGTCGGCGTGCGCCGCGCGCCCGGCCTCGGTGAGCTCCCAGGCGCCGGGCTCGCCGGCGACCCAGCCCCGCTCGACGAGCGGGAGCATGCGGTCGGGTCGCGCCTCGAGCTTGGCGCGGAGTCGGTCGTCTCGGACCTCGCCCCCCAGGAGGTTGAGCACGCGCCAGTCGCGGCGGGTGACCTCGAGGTCGGCGAAGGCCGTCTCGAACTCGCGGTCGATGAGCCGATCGAGGGCGGTGAGCCAGAAGCCGAGCGGGCGGCCGGCGCCGTCGGTCGTCGAGTCGGGGGCAGGGCCGTCGGGCCGCTCGTCGGAGACGGAAGCGTCGCGCTGGGGCTGGTCGTCGGGCTGGGCCGTGTCGGGGTGATCGTGGTGGTTCATGGGAATCCTCTCGTGGCCGGACTGCTCGTCGCGTGTGGCGCGGCGTCCGGCGGTCGTCGTCGCCCGTTCGGGCGGTGCATGTCGTGTGACATGTATATGCATCATGACATGCATTCCGAGTCCATGTCAAGTGACATGTATCATGGGTGCATGGCCGAATCGTCTCGTGGCGCATCCGACACCGATCCGGTCGACCTCATCGAGCAGTCCCTGGCGGCGCTGCGGCGCGGCGGACGCCATCCAGGCGGCCCGCATGAACGCGGCCATGACCACGGGCCGCACGCGCACGGCGGTGAGCACGGCCGTGCCGGCCGGTCGCCGTGGGGAGCTGGTCCAGGCGGACCGCCGTGGGGGTCGGGCCGACCCGGCAGCGGGAGCGGCGAGCCGGGTCCCGGCACCCCACCTTGGGTGCGTGGCGGGCCGCGCGGGGCGTGGGAGTTCCGAACCGGCCCGATGGCGAGCCTGCGCCTCCTGGCCACGCTGCATGCCGCCGACCGCGCGATGTCGGTGACCGAGCTCGCGGCGGCGATCGGCGTCGACCAGCCTCGCGCGAGTCGCCTCGTCCAGGCCGCGGCGAACGACGGCCTGGTCGAGCGCGAGGCCGATCCCGATGACGCCCGGCGCACGCGGATCCGACTCACCGATTCCGGGCGCGCGGCCGTCCACGACGCCACGTCGCATCGACGGGGGGCCATCGAGGCGGCGCTCGAGGGGTTCACCGACGAGGAGCGCGCACAGTTCGCGACGCTCTTCGCGCGGTTCGCGCGCGGCCTGCACGGCCGGCGCCCGTGACGCCGTTGCTCAGTTGAGCAGGAACGGGAGACACCGCTGCACATTCGCTGGCCGGGCATGAACGTCTCGTGACGCGGCTTCCCCAGCGACGGGCCCTTCCCTAGGCTGACGCGCGTCCGGGGGGTCACGGTGGCCGCGCCGGGTGCGTGAGGAGCCCCCGATGAAACGTCGTCTACATCGTCCCGCCGTCGCCGTCGCGACCGCTTCACTGCTCGCCGTCGGGCTCGCCGCTGCACCGGCCACGATCGCGCATGCCGCGACGCCCACAGAGCTGTTCATCAGCGAGTACATCGAGGGCAGTTCGAACAACAAGGCCATCGAGATCGCGAACCTCACGGGAGCGCCCATCGACCTCGGTGCCGGAGACTACGACCTGAAGATCTCCTTCAACGGCTCCGCGACCGTCGGACTCACCATCCCATTGACGGGAACGGTGGCCCCGGGTGACGTGCACGTCGTCGCGCACGGCTCGGCGAACGCGACCATCCTCGCGGCGGCCGACCAGACCAACAGCGCCGGATGGTACAACGGCGACGACGCCGTCATGCTGACGAAGGCGGACGCGGTCGTCGACGCGCTCGGCCAGAGCGGATTCGACCCCGGCACGGAGTGGGGGTCGGGGCTGGTCTCCACCGCCGACAACACGCTGCGCCGCGGTGACGCCTATTGCCAGGGCGACACCGACCCGGGCGATCCATTCGACCCGACCGTCCAGTGGACCGGTTTCGCAAGCGACACCTTCGACGGGCTCGGCACGCACTCGGCGACCTGCGAGACTCCGCCGCCGCCGCCCCAAGCGGACTGCGATGCCGACATCGTGACCATCGGGTCCGTGCAGGGCAGCGGCACGGCGACGCCGGTCGCCGGCCAGACCGTGCGCGTCGAGGGTGTCGTCGTGGGCGACTTCCAGGCGTCCGGCGGCCTGGGCGGGTTCTTCCTGCAGGACGCCGGCGACGGTGACCCCGCGACCTCCGACGGCATCTTCGTGCTCTCGTCTGAGCCCGTCGAGGTCGGTGACCCCGTCCACGTCGTCGGCACGGCCGGTGAGAACTTCGGTGCGACGCGCATCTCCGCGATCGACGCGGCGATCTGCCCCGACGGCGTCGAGCTGCCCGGGCCAGTCGAGCTCGAGCTGCCGGTGCAGCCCTCGACCTCCGAGTCGCTCGAGGGCATGTACGTGACCATGCCGCAGACGCTCACGATCCTGGAGTACTTCGAGTTCGACCGCTTCGGCGAGATCGTGCTCGGTACGGAACGCCAGATCCAGCCGACCGCCATCTACGACCCGGGCTCGGCCGCTGCGATCGCGCTCGCCGCCGAGAACGCGGCGAACCGGATCACCGTCGACGACGGTCGCAGCGAGTCGAACCCCGACCCCGCGATCCACCCGAACGGTGAGGAGTTCACCCTCGAGAACACGTTCCGCGGCGGCGACCTCGTCTCCGACGTCACCGGCGTCCTCGACTTCGCGTTCGGCAAGTGGCGGATCCAGCCGACGCAGGGCGCGAACTACGAGGCGGTCAACGAGCGCCCCGAGGTCCCCGAGGTCGGCGGCGACTTCACCGTCGCGAGCTTCAACGTGCTGAACTACTTCACGACGCTCGATTCGCGTGGGGCCGCGACCCAGGAGGAGTTCGACCGGCAGGAGGCGAAGATCGTGGCGGCGCTCGCCGAGATCGACGCCGACGTGTTCGGCCTGATCGAGATCGAGAACAACGGCGACACGGCCGTCGGCACGCTGGTGCAGGCGCTCAACGACGCGGTCGGCCCCGACACCTACCGGTTCATCTCGACCGGGGTGGTCGGAA is a window encoding:
- a CDS encoding PDC sensor domain-containing protein, giving the protein MTLVDTSTGIAQRIAATIDPVFAVIEEWRTRVEQALEADDDPRAASFDPLVADLVAGELERPGTLITGAGFVAAPGFLPDAPWHLAWWLSGASPFRVEQTGGGLRRLDAVSDPDAEAFRDYTTLEWWRVPARTGRRHLTGPYVDYLCTDDYTVTITTPVVVDGEMAGLVGADVYVARLEQALLPVLRAADRTCTIVNASGRIVASTDTHRATGALLRLDGLADALAPLREAEAEGRATDAAPLPGGADVVPCGDTSLALVVE
- a CDS encoding FadR/GntR family transcriptional regulator; the protein is MPQASARADAARAVIFSPLDGAGRAELVEQRLTDAIVSGVLHDGERLPSENDLARRLGVALVTAREALVALRHKGLVRTRRGRDGGSFVTYDRDTSTRLIDARLRAASRIELRDLSLHVAAIAGMAAEVAADRASDDDVQSLVDIDARADLTTPGGARRAVGSFQLEVAAVSQSPRLVHEELRLQAETGALLWLCLRQQEYRDRSREVRLEVIDAIRRADAASARAATVEHITSAVEWLVDEKARLEAASTTEGSRS
- a CDS encoding vWA domain-containing protein; translated protein: MRDAPETVPARRDRRRIREEGRRRRQRALWIGAAVAVVALLAVGGAVTAAMLGSQGGTTAAPAETAQPEPIVFPSDEPAPTPGTEPCTTVRALSSFENAEMVSTLAEAYNAEPRNVDGSCVTVVATKDKSGIAAEEAAVGFTELPEDERPTLWIPDASSWLGIAREAGGSANVPEEGESIGSSDIVLAMPEELASAIGWDEEPPTWADVFATADDEEVWNDLDHPEWGEFKLGKTSPLVASSGEAAMLASYGAAAGSVAELSADDIADDEITDEVRQHELATSHYMATPEHFLWHARQAEDKGGSAADFLSAVIVDEKSVWDYNRGITSRDGVTRIESEPPAEQLVPIYPTDGFYVADNPAVVLTGAWVDEAEAAAAEDFLRFATTEEGQAIVRETGYRDLNRELDPGVASVGALAETPRGGLAFPEPTVVVAMHEAFPDVRKRANVLFLVDVSGSMGDRISTGATKLEAAKAAISQALDHFADGDHVGLAAFSEVDANPLAPGEVSAVDDIADTRDRFEAALAKLQPIEWTPLYEAVDTFAKQQGDDYDPDRINAIVLLSDGRNETEAPSTTSAQMIATLEDLHHTTPVLVFTLAYGADADVKTLQSISSATGAHYYDATDPTEIDEVLGDLVTSF
- a CDS encoding sirohydrochlorin chelatase, which translates into the protein MSDRPPALVGISHGTSSPEGRRAVRGLHDALAQALAQRHPDGTPSVRLGHVDVEQPDVPATLASLGAGEPAVVVPLLLSAGYHVYVDLTEAVADETTRPVVLAGALGPDDRLAALLLRRLEEAGLGADDRIVLAVAGSSDRRAVEDCRDQARRLAEASGRDVLVGFLSAAEPRLPDAVAAARADATSARVVVANYLLAPGYFDDLARAAGADVTAQPLLVPDAPAPRELVDIVLDRYAASAPLIS
- a CDS encoding ABC transporter ATP-binding protein, producing the protein MTDQQPAIRLTGLTKEFGAVTAVDHVDLEIAAGEFFSMLGPSGSGKTTVLRLIAGFEQPTSGTIELFGTDVTKRAPFDRDVNTVFQDYALFPHMSVLENVAYGLRVRGIGRKERLERARRALASVRLEQMGDRKPSQLSGGQRQRVALARATVVEPKVLLLDEPLGALDLKLREQMQVELKQIQRDLGITFIFVTHDQEEALTLSDRIAVFNAGKIEQLGTPNELYERPTSRFVADFVGTSNLFDDERSKTILGRDGHHSVRPEKMTVTRDGLAGAGVVNMPGTVVEAIYLGSGVRLVVDLDDGTRVSVLEQNDRGRVHDDERGDRVVVSWHDDDVVALGPGVLPGISG